The Quercus lobata isolate SW786 chromosome 4, ValleyOak3.0 Primary Assembly, whole genome shotgun sequence genome segment TCCCATTTTTCTGCTTCAGTACCTACAAGAGCATTATGAAACTATGAATGTTAGAAAGCAGAATTACCACAATAAATACCAACAGGTCAGCAAGACCAAACGATAAGGTTGGGGAGTGAGAGCAACATATTGAGACAAAAGTagcaattcaaaaaaaattgcagaacAAAGAAGCAATCTGCCATAGTTATACCCCCAATAGTGTGACCAAGATACGAGCTCCACTGCAACCAAGAGGATGTCCCAAGGATACAGCTCCACCATGCACATTAACTTTCTcctgaaaaacaaaataaggaaggtatttaataaataatgaaaaagtaaaataaaataaagaaggaTTGTGTTTTTTGGTTGGGGGTTTGGAGGAAGGGACTTtatgttattaaaatttttaagaggGCAATGAGAAAGATGCTATGTAAATGGATGCTAAATGCAATTAAGAGAATTCAGTATCATAAAATATCATTTGAGTGCTTAAAACCACATACAAAGCTGCACATGCACACACTCGTAAATGCACAACACAATGATGCAcatgttagagagagagaaaaggatgTTTAAAAACTCACAGGATTAAGTCCAAGCAGTTTCTGATTTGCAAGGGCCACAACCTGCACAAATTACATAATATGATTAGCAACTCATATATTGATAAGCCAATCATGCTAAAAGTGTGGCATAAGCTTACAGCAAAGGCttcatttatttcataaaaatcaaTTTGAGAGGCCTCCAAGCCAGCATTTGAAATAGCTTTTGGAATTGCTAGAGAAGGAGCTGTTGTAAAGAATTCTGGAGCCTGCACAGTCCGATCAAAATTAACATGGCGTATGACAAAGAAAACTTATTGTGGAAAATAATGTCAAGGAAAAAAATGGCAATTTTCACTTCCGATATTTGCAGTGGCTCTAAAAGCCAGCTAAAGTATTTTACACTTGTGTATTACCTGAGCAGCATCAGCATACCCACTGATCTTTGCAATCACTTCCAATCCAAGCTTTAGTACCGTCTCTCCACTCACCAAAACTAAAGCGGCAGCACCATCACTGTCAATGAGCCAATAACTTTTCAGTAAATGCTTCAGTTCATGTCTTTGCAATACTTTCATaactaaaaaatgaagaacaattCATCCTTCCAAGGATAGAAGCTTCTATCCTCATGTCTTTGTAAGGCTcataaaaaacatattaaaagaaGACACTTCATATGTGTCCGCAGATTAAAAACTTAACCAATGATGAGTCCACTTTTAGCTTATGAAGGTTGAGTACACAAGTTGTATACAAGAGAGATCAgacaaaaaatattgtaattgcTCAAGGCTCCAAACATGATGTGAGCAAGATACTATTTTCTTTCACCAAATAATTAAGATGCTTACAGAAAAGAATTTCAATCAAGAGGTGGTGGGTCAACCTTTAGTAGAGTGATATCAAGTTTTTTCTAGTCAGATTGGTGGTCAACTTAGTATTTTATGTGCATATCTTTTTCTGTGAAAAACAGTTATTTCAGACTCTTATGGAAAATAATTAGTGGCCCAAGAAAGAATGCTATTAAGAATAAACGTACAGGCCCTGGCTGAGATATATAAGTAGATGAAGATGACAAAGTAGGAAAAGAAGACCAGAAAGAGATCAATGAACCTTATACTAGAAGCATTGCCAGCAGTGACAGAACCTCCACTCTCCTTGAAACTAGGTCGGAGCTTCCTTAATTTGGCAGCATCAAACTGACAGAGCACAGAAGAAATATGCAAGGATATTAGTGAGAGacagggagggagagagagaacttgAACAGTCAGTTAACCTATTTATCAAACATGTTTTAACACGAAGTCACAAAGTTGATATTAACAAAAAGTTTGCAACTGTGAGAAAGAGAACTGCTATGAAACCTGGAAAAGTACTTATCAGGGTGAAACTAAAGGACAACTAAATTATACAACTATTGTTTCATAAGGATTCTTTTACCCTTCCTAGACCTTCATCCTTGTCAACAGTTGTTGATGGTTTTCCCCTTCCCCCAGAAACTTCAACCTGCATGAATCATATTAATGTTAGTATTTACAACCAACTGGTGGCGTCACATCATTTAACTTATTGATAGATGTCCAACCGGAACTATTTCCCATGCAAAGGCACCACTGTTTTGGGCAGCAATACTGCGCTCAAAGCTCTGAACAGCAAAGTCATCCTGCAGGAATCAAATAGTCacaaattaaattctattatGGCAGACTCAATAGAACTTTATGGAATAAGGAAATGGGTTTTGAAGAACACCTGCTCCTCCCTTGTTACTGTATGTTTATCTGCACATAGTTCAGCACAAGTTCCCATGGCACAATCATTATAGACATCCCACAAACCATCTTTCAGCATTCCATCAACAAGAGAATCATGTCCATAGCGAGATCCCTTCCTGCATTATGGAATAAACTCAGAAATTTTGCATTTGAGCTTaattaagagaaaaaggaaGGGGAAAGGTATACAGACCTTGCTTCTGCGAAGTACTTAGGAGCATTGGACATGCTTTCCATGCCACCAGCCACAACAACGTCATTGATTCCCAACTGGATACTCTGTGCTGCAAGCATTGTTGCTGCAATGACAAAAATGATTAGATAAGTAGATAACACACTTAATAATCATTTCctatataagaagaaatttcgataaaataactaaatagaTAAACATTTCAAAATGATAGGGTGTCCACCTTTCATCCCTGATGCACAAACTTTGTTAACAGTGGTAGCGACCACTGAATTAGGTATTCCTGCACCCAATGCAGCTTGTCTGGCAGGAGCCTGCCCTAAATTTGCACTGAGAACATTGCCGAAGATTACTTCTTGTACAAGTGATGGATCAATATTTGCTCTTTTAAGGGCCGCTACAAGGAACACAAAAAATAGTTCAAGAAAAGGGCAAAAGTTAACCATTCCAAAAACAGAGATTTCCCATTCATGAAGCAGAAATAAAGGCTGTGGGCTCACCTTCGATAGCTATAGATCCAAGCTTGGTGGCAggtaaagatgaaagagaaccTAGAAATCCACCCATTGGTGTACGTGCAATGCCAACAATGCAAACATCtgcataaaaaaaaacccagcaagCATCCACTTTTTAAGTTCTCTGTTaagttcaaaaagtttgattcccATATTAATCCTCCCATGGGAACCTCAGCTCAGAAAGAACTCTATAGTACATAGAAAAAAATAGGGGAGAAAGAAGTAAAAGTAACTAATCACATAGACATAAGGCACAAAGGTAACACTgtcttttcaattttaaataaccTTAGTATGATTGCAATAGCTTTATAGTGCTGGTGCAAATCAATGTTACAAACTTAACCAGCAATCCCAGTTCCTAGGGTATATAATGCAGAGCAACACACAATACCTCTAGGCTTAATTGAATCTGAAgatgctgctgctgctgctggaGCCATGGATATTTGCAAATGGAAATCTGCAGATTTACAGAATTATTAGCACATGATATGCTTATGAGACAAAGAATTACATAAGATAGCATACACAAAGTCAAACAATTAAAGCACAAACTTTATGCTTGACCACCCAGTTAAGAGAAAGcaacaaaaataaacacatgGGTCTTTTTGCTTTCACTAACCACTGTTTGATTTCAagggaaataaataaaataaaaaatgtgatagGAAGATAAAATCAGAAagtttttttatacatataaaataaataaaaactctgCACTTTTTTTCATGGatatttttaatacatatgATAAATTTGAACATATGGCGTTCACTCTATGAGGATTTCTCCATATCATCAGAGCAAgtcaccaattggtttttggtgcaGGACGAGATTCAAACCCAGGCCCTTATTCGATAACAATGAACTTAAACAGTTGAGCTAACTTAAACCCACTTATTTTCATGGCTTTATAAAACAGCTCCAAATCAGGAACATGAACAGAGTTGAGTAATTAACAAATCATGCACTAAATAAAGAGcaaatgaaaatcaaaactatgaaaaaaaaaaaaaaaatccaaccactCTTATATCCTAATTTAATGCATAAACTCAATTCATAGTAAGAAGTCCAAAAAAAGTACTAACATATAAACTGCATGCATAAGTTGACTTAAAAGTATTATGTTTGTATCAgaattttctcagcaaccaaacacaaaagtGCGGGAAACACAGATCCACTCCAACAACACACACGAAtccattatcaaaaaaattaacaacagATCTAGACAACCAATTCAATCATGAACAAAAATAGCAAATTGGGTAAATGGAAAAAATCAGAGAAATGCCGGGAAAATCGGCGGGAAAGTGAGggaaaccccaaaaaaaaaaaaaaaaaattgaaagaagaaattaaGGTTCATGattttgtataataaaatcGTACCTGTCTCTTTTTGGTGAGCTATATGATcgagtgagagaaagagagagaagtgagaagtGATCAGCTGGAAATGGAAGTCTGAGTTGGTGTATTTATAGAAGGATAGATCATGGAACGGGACAAGGACATGGACAAGGACTCGAGGAGAAGTATAGGGATTTTACTCAAAACCCCATTAAGAATAGCCATATTCACTCttaaatctcactttttttttaattagctgAGTAAAATTTGGGTCGTTGGTTACTAATCATTTTAAatgcatgtttttaatttttaaacaacattttaaaagtatgtttttaatttttaaataaataatataatacggtatttttatatacttttttatcaatacatgtttttaaaaaaattgaaaactgttgtttaaactttaaacacatgtaccaaacgagCCATTTATTTCAgtcaattaattttgttttagtttaatTCAATCATATATGTTTCTCAAGGGTTAAATTTagtcttctaaattttaatcCTTTGTTAGTCCTCCGTTTATCTCTATCGTTAGGCCCGCCTCAAAACAAAGCTATTTTggtcttatttttaatatttaattattaaatttattattatatattattttagaaatgtcgtattcataatattttaacaatacttatatgataaatttaaagtgacaggttgttattggCTATTGTTAgcgggtaaaaaagtaattttaattgttgattcaaattaaaaaccgATAACAACTTATtatctatgatttgttgtgaaaatattgcaatagcactttttttataaattaaaaacgACATCGTGTTACCcactaaggttttttttttttttttctttttatatacaaaatagaagttctactctaatttaatctacatgtatatatatgtgtaaagttttcttttggagacttgaaccccgtcCCTTagcccccacaccccacaagtatttatacttgtaaagtaTCCATTGTACCAAAAGTGTAAGGGTGGTACTGAGCCTAATGTATACTCTCTCATCCATTGTTCCTAAAGGACCCCGTTCTCAATCCATGACCACCGGTCCGCAGTCCCATCTTTCTATGTCTACACCCACTTTCCCTCTCCACCTGTCAAACCCACCATCCCATTATAGCctaaatagttttatatttgTGTAAGAGTAATGTTAGGTAAGtaacattttaataataaatttaaaatattaagttgttattggttctaatctgactcttcactattttttttttttttttgttcacttatAATATAGCCAATAACAGtttgtcacttaaaatttgttataaaaatgttgtgaacgtaaCATGTTCTTTAGTTATACTTTTTTGTTGgccttcatttaaaaaaaattattattattattctttttttgatatttaattgTTACATGGGAGTGTGAGGGTTTGAATTAGGAGTAAAATTTAGAAATAgtaacttaggtacaatacatTAGGTTTTCCCAATTGAATTCTTTATCTATTTAAAGAAGTGGTTTCATAGCTTTTGGTTATATTAGTTCACTCTCTTCTCATGGGAGACTTCAGAAACCCCATGAACCAAATCACATTTTTAGTAGAGCAAGGATCGCTCGAGCTTCTAAAACATAAGAGAACGAATAGGGTGGGATGAGTAGGAGATCCCAAATACTAAAAATTCAATCTAGTTATTTTTCATTCCATTGTTACAAAAGTGGtgtgaggatttttttttttttttttttttttgagaatcaacatCAAGAACTTTTATTAACTAGTTGCAGAATCTAAAACAACAAGCTGTTCAACATCAGATGGAACATGCTCCATCCACactaataaaggaaaagaaataatagcTCTCTTAACTAAAGCATGGGCAACACAGTTTCCCTGCCGCCtagtatgagagaaagaaaaggttcTGAGTGAACCCACAATAGACAGAGTGTCTTTTATAATCTGACCAATGCACGGGTGGCTCCAATCCGCTGTCCGCAATGCCTTGAACACAACCTCCGAATCCCCTTCAAATTCCGATACAGATATGCCCAATTCCATAACAAATTTTGCTGCCCGTCTTGCCGCTAAGGCTTCTAGCATTAACACTGACCCTGGGTATGTAATTTTTTCAGCAAGAGCCGCTATGACCATCCCCTTTGCGTCTCGCACTACAACTCCGATACCTGCCTCACCCGACTCACTGAAAACAGCCCCGtcataatttgttttgaataaTTCACCCAGCGGAGGTCTCCACCTTATTCTCGCTTTGGACAGATTTGTTACGGTCTGCGGAAGTTTCACTTGAAAGTCCGACAGATACTCCTTGGCTGCGTTGAGAATTCTCTCCGTCGCTAGTCCCTTCTCATTCAGTCTCAGCCGGTTTCTGTGGTTCCAAATAAACCACGCCACTACAGCAAACAGCTCCAGATCAACAGTCTGCTGCCCCACAAGGTGAATAAGCTCCTGCATATCTTGAACTCGAGGATGCTCTGTTCGGACCCAGCCGAAACAGGGGCTCCATATTTGCTGTAACAACTCGCAACTCCAGATGGCGTGAAATGTGGACTCTTGTTCCGTAAGGCAAGCACAACATTTAGCATCATCCAGGATCTTCCtccttttcaaattttcctttGTGGGCAAAGCGTTAGAACATGCTCGCCACAGGAACAATTTTATCTTATTGGGTACCCGTAGTCTCCAAATGCGTTTCCAGAAGAGAGCCTGCTCCGACCTGTCCGAGCTAGATGCGGCACCCCAGTCTTCATCCTCACACAAGAGCTTATACCCCGATTTGACTGAGTATTCTCCATTACCACAAAACGGCCATAGTAGACGATCACTCTGTACTATCCAACACAGTGGGATGGTTTTTATCCTGTCCGCCTCAAAGCTTAAAAAATTCTGTTGTAACAAATTCTGATTCCATGTTTGAATTAGGagtaaattttagaaaaatcaaCTTAGGTACAATATATTAGGTGTCCCAATTGAATTCTTTATATATTACACTCCCTACCCATGAGACACCCAATAACCGTATGAACTAATTCACATCTTTATTAGAGCAATGGTTGATTGAGCTTCCCAACCTTAAGAGACTGGATGAGGTGGGACAAATAGGAGAATCCCGACTACTACGAATTCAATTGGATTATTTTTTATCTGATAGAAGATTGTTGAGTTCTTCTAGATGAGGTGGGACAAATAGGAGAATCCCAACTACTACAAATTCAATcggattattttttatttgatagaaGATTGTTGAGTtcttaaaaatcaaatccaaaagtGATTAAATGATAGTGTGATAGATTGAACTTGAGACCTCTAGATTTATGTTACGCCCTAGATTAATTGAATTCACTTggttgttttaaatttaattattcttgaaaaagagaatacaatttaatatttatgttttagtGCTCAATGCAACTAAGTATTTGAACTCAATTTGTATTGCACCCAAGGCACCTTATCAAAGTTTTATCCTTGAATTACAACTCTCCTAATAAAGGAGACCAACTAATACCATTAAGCACTAAAACTCTTAgcctaataaaattatatatattaattagagTTAAGTTATAAGGCTCTTAGAAATGCCTAACTTTATGCTTAAAATTTGCCTTCAAACTGAATCACCATTCTCTATTTGCCTTCAAACCAGTATACTACATGATTTCTTTTATCAGCACATAATCCATGACTCAGTATAAATTgagatcttttttttcttataggaAATGCTGAACTTAGGAGTACTTTGGACTTATTTTAATGGAAATTCGTTTGAATTGACTAGTAGGTtaaaaaatcttcttcttcttttttgctgaCTGAGAAAGCATCTGTTAAacgttgtattttttttctttttgagaaagaagtggGCACACAATCCATTGAATTCCTAACAAGATTATATTATATGTGGTTAacttgttattaattttttgttttttgtcttttttttttttttgagaaacggtTAGGAATAAATTTTGGGTGGTTCTTCGTTATCTACGGAGTTTAGGAAAGAATGAACTTTGTTACCAAAATTTCGTCATTTCATTCCATCGGAAAATTAATTTGAACAAGTAATGCATTTGTTAGGAATTTGAGTGATTAGTGGTTGAGACTGGAGAgtctaattattattatttttatataaaaaaaagtctaatTAATTGttgatctttttatttttcactctttctcaaTAGATCATATTATTAAATTCCATTAAAATTAAAGCATCATGAAAAGACTAGGCAAGATACCTTAACTTTAAGGAAATTTGGCTACTTTTTCGTGACTGCCCTCgttgaaaaattttaagatcACAATCAATTTCACACCTATCTTGATTCAATGTGTTGTGGTCCTAAAATAACTAGACTTGGTTCAATGTGTTTTGGGAAGTAGACTAATAAAAATCTATTTACCTAATTATATTAGATATCATGTGGGTGCACTAATAGACAAGTGTGATACACAAATGGTCAACTATGTTGGTGTAAAAACAAATGGTCAAGTAAGGACTGCAGCACATTGTGTAGCCAAGTGGGCAACTACCAAATATAAATAGATGTGTAGTTTTCCAAGCGTTTCCCACATTATTATTAAAAGCCTTTTTCACGTGCACCACGATCCAATTTTCAGGCTGCCCTAAAGATTCTCTTGTcctgttttcagttttcaatttccaaaaaaaaaaaaaaaattgacattttatttttctatttttttaactgtttgacaaaaaaacttaaaagataTTGGGTACATCATTGTAATGTGTGGTTAGATAAAACAGACTGTGTTgttaaataaaagaagggaaatGGGTTTTTGCTGCCTTGTCTAAACTCTAAAGTGGCAGAATCAGTGGATTGGTCTATTTCCTctattatttgtaatattttttatttaagtttattttttgttagctATGAGTTTTGTTGGGTTAGGAGATCTCTAAATTCAGCAACTCATCCTCTATTATGAGGCCGTTTGGATTCCACTGAATCCGGAGTCTGCGTTTTTAAAGTTTtacgttttccttttttttttttttttttttttttccgcatttgttgactttgggaGACAGCATTTACTGTTATAAACAGTgtatgcactgttcacgcactgtgcATAACTGTTcacgtattaaaaaatattaaaaataggtcccacggtactatttacacatttaaaaattattttgctacagtgttttcagttttcagttttcagtttcagcaaaataagttcaatccaaacggaccctatttataatacttttgaTTTAAGTTTATCTTTTGTTAGTTGTGTGTTTTGCTGGGTTAAGAGATCTCTATTTATTTTGCTGCTAAATATGTTGTTGCTCTTAAAATAGGTTTCTCTTGTAATAACTCTAATTTGCTTCCTCCTCTTTTGGAAGTGCTTATTCTCTTAAAATATGTTTAGTCTTTAATGAAATgggtttatcaaaaaaatatatatataaatagggTGGGTGGCATACGTGGAAATGAATAGGAATACAAATACAAAAGATTGCATATTTCTCaccacataaataaataaataaaaggtaaatAATACAACACAGCATATTTCTCACAACATtgataaaaggaacaaaaaacaGCATCTATATCAGAGGGGATTTCCGCATGCCAATTAATGAGGATGTTTGACattgacaaaataaattttataggtAGAGATAGTGGGGACCGATCGAGAAGTGGGGTTACTACTTGGATTATTGCTTGATCCTTTAATTTGATAGGTAGATCATGTGTTAGCATTTGGTTGTGGCAAATCTGTCATATTACTCGTgcaaagtaaa includes the following:
- the LOC115987262 gene encoding acetyl-CoA acetyltransferase, cytosolic 1, which produces MAPAAAAASSDSIKPRDVCIVGIARTPMGGFLGSLSSLPATKLGSIAIEAALKRANIDPSLVQEVIFGNVLSANLGQAPARQAALGAGIPNSVVATTVNKVCASGMKATMLAAQSIQLGINDVVVAGGMESMSNAPKYFAEARKGSRYGHDSLVDGMLKDGLWDVYNDCAMGTCAELCADKHTVTREEQDDFAVQSFERSIAAQNSGAFAWEIVPVEVSGGRGKPSTTVDKDEGLGRFDAAKLRKLRPSFKESGGSVTAGNASSISDGAAALVLVSGETVLKLGLEVIAKISGYADAAQAPEFFTTAPSLAIPKAISNAGLEASQIDFYEINEAFAVVALANQKLLGLNPEKVNVHGGAVSLGHPLGCSGARILVTLLGVLKQKNGKYGVGGVCNGGGGASALVLELV